In the genome of Vicia villosa cultivar HV-30 ecotype Madison, WI linkage group LG7, Vvil1.0, whole genome shotgun sequence, one region contains:
- the LOC131618335 gene encoding uncharacterized protein LOC131618335 yields MAISQSFHQSYNKAKRWSSTLVLFFFIFMLLFAATTFIIHWIHQTKITSTTILKTIEVFNNNKQQPQFPLNCNITTCISNYPTTFQPNDYSTSSSSSCPHYFKWIHEDLKPWEKTGITREMVEKGQNLSHFRLVIVNGKLYIEKFAKAFQTRDVFTVWGILQLLRLYPGKIPDMELMFQCGDKTIVEKRNFQGPEVSPPPIFHYCGKENYYDIVFPDWTFWGWAELNIRPWETTLHNIQEGNKNVKWKDRVPYAYWKGNPSVSNIRKELIKCNASDEHDWNARIFDVHWKEEKSKSFNDTKLENQCTYRYKIYAEGATWSVSEKYIIACDSMTMFIEPRYYDFFTRSMLPLKHYWPISAKNMCEEIKFAVDWGNTHLDSAQAIGEGGTKYVIENLKMKFVYDYMFHLLNTYAKLMRFEPKVPEKAVEVCAESMACSLRGVRKHFLTESMVVSPSDTPPCTMPSPYTSESLHQFLQEKEELVRQVKTRAMNKKL; encoded by the exons ATGGCAATTAGTCAAAGCTTTCATCAATCATACAACAAAGCAAAGAGATGGAGTTCAACCTTAGTTTTATTCTTCTTCATATTCATGCTTTTATTTGCTGCAACCACTTTCATCATCCATTGGATTCACCAA aCCAAAATAACAAGCACTACTATTTTGAAGACAATTGAagtcttcaacaacaacaaacaacaacctcAATTCCCACTAAATTGCAACATTACAACATGTATATCAAACTACCCAACAACATTTCAACCAAATGATTACTCAacatcatcctcatcatcatgTCCACATTACTTCAAATGGATCCATGAAGATCTCAAGCCATGGGAGAAAACAGGAATCACAAGAGAAATGGTGGAAAAAGGCCAAAATCTATCACATTTCCGCCTCGTGATTGTGAATGGAAAACTATACATAGAAAAATTTGCAAAAGCTTTTCAAACAAGAGATGTTTTCACAGTATGGGGAATCTTACAGCTTTTAAGATTGTACCCTGGAAAAATACCTGATATGGAATTAATGTTTCAATGTGGTGATAAAACTATTGTGGAAAAAAGAAACTTTCAAGGACCTGAAGTTTCACCTCCACCTATTTTTCATTATTGTGGAAAGGAAAATTATTATGATATTGTTTTTCCTGATTGGACCTTCTGGGGTTG GGCTGAACTTAACATAAGACCATGGGAAACAACATTGCATAACATACAAGAAGGCAACAAGAATGTCAAATGGAAGGATAGAGTACCTTATGCATATTGGAAGGGCAATCCATCAGTATCTAATATTAGAAAAGAACTCATCAAGTGTAACGCTTCCGACGAACATGATTGGAATGCTCGAATATTTGACGTC cATTGGAAAGAAGAGAAATCGAAAAGTTTCAATGACACAAAATTGGAAAATCAATGTACTTATAG GTACAAGATTTATGCAGAAGGAGCAACATGGTCGGTGAGTGAAAAGTACATAATAGCATGTGACTCCATGACAATGTTCATAGAGCCTAGATACTATGATTTTTTCACAAGAAGCATGCTACCTTTGAAGCATTATTGGCCTATAAGTGCCAAAAACATGTGTGAAGAGATTAAATTTGCAGTAGATTGGGGAAACACTCACCTTGATAGT GCACAAGCAATAGGAGAAGGAGGAACCAAGTATGTAATAGAAAATTTAAAGATGAAGTTTGTTTATGATTACATGTTTCATCTATTGAATACTTATGCAAAGCTTATGAGATTTGAACCGAAAGTACCAGAAAAAGCTGTGGAGGTTTGTGCTGAAAGTATGGCATGTTCTTTGCGTGGTGTAAGGAAGCATTTCTTGACTGAGAGTATGGTGGTGTCACCAAGTGATACACCTCCATGCACAATGCCTTCTCCTTATACAAGTGAAAGTCTTCATCAATTTCTACAAGAAAAGGAGGAGTTAGTAAGGCAGGTGAAAACAAGGGCAATGAATAAAAAGTTATAG
- the LOC131616647 gene encoding uncharacterized protein LOC131616647 — MASGGLKKMLTLAIGEGVSSARATIFGHQLNPTGKKSAHKILRMKMFGEKVAQWYPHDINKDDPLGMARQQQERLSKLEMLKRRGKGPPKKGQGRRAAKRNK, encoded by the exons ATGGCTAGCGGCGGTTTGAAGAAGATGTTAACGTTGGCTATCGGCGAAGGAGTGTCTTCTGCACGAGCAACGATATTCGGTCATCAATTGAACCCAACTGGAAAGAAATCTGCTCACAAGATTCTCCGAATGAAAATGTTTGGGGAGAAAGTTGCTCAATGGTACCCTCATGATATCAACAAAGATGATCCTCTTGGTATGGCTCGTCAACAACAAGA ACGCTTATCTAAACTTGAAATGTTGAAGCGTCGAGGTAAAGGGCCACCCAAGAAGGGACAGGGAAGGCGTGCTGCAAAACGCAACAAATAA